Proteins encoded by one window of Lutibacter sp. A64:
- the argB gene encoding acetylglutamate kinase — MSNQKLKIVKIGGNVINNEEALFSFLKDFATLEGPKILVHGGGKKATEVSSAMGLKPQMINGRRVTDAATVEVVTMVYAGLLNKNITAKLQSFGCNAMGLSGVDANCILAHKRIVKDIDYGFAGDVDAINSEIINVLLQNNVTPVFCAITHDKNGQLLNTNADTIASEVAIGMSNLYKTELNFVFELKGVLDNIDDKDSVIAEINSEKYEQLIAQGIIADGMLPKMHNCFNSLKKGVDKVKIGDTSLVKNEIKLYTTLSL, encoded by the coding sequence ATGAGTAATCAAAAATTAAAAATTGTAAAAATAGGAGGTAACGTTATTAATAATGAAGAAGCATTATTCTCGTTTTTAAAAGATTTTGCAACACTAGAAGGTCCTAAAATTTTAGTTCACGGAGGTGGAAAAAAAGCTACGGAAGTATCTTCGGCAATGGGATTAAAACCTCAAATGATAAATGGACGCAGAGTAACGGATGCTGCAACTGTAGAAGTTGTAACTATGGTTTACGCTGGGCTGTTAAATAAAAATATTACTGCAAAATTACAAAGCTTTGGTTGTAATGCAATGGGTTTATCAGGTGTTGATGCAAATTGTATTTTAGCGCACAAACGAATTGTAAAAGATATTGATTATGGTTTTGCGGGTGATGTTGATGCTATTAATTCAGAAATAATTAATGTACTACTTCAAAATAATGTAACGCCAGTTTTTTGTGCCATTACGCATGATAAAAATGGACAATTATTAAATACAAATGCAGATACAATAGCTTCAGAAGTAGCCATTGGAATGAGTAATCTATATAAAACCGAATTAAATTTTGTGTTTGAATTAAAAGGAGTTCTTGATAATATTGATGATAAAGATTCTGTTATTGCTGAAATTAATTCAGAAAAATATGAGCAATTAATAGCGCAAGGAATTATTGCTGACGGAATGCTTCCTAAAATGCATAATTGCTTTAATTCGCTTAAAAAAGGCGTTGATAAGGTTAAAATTGGAGATACGTCATTGGTTAAAAATGAGATTAAATTATATACAACACTAAGTTTGTAA
- a CDS encoding M20 family metallo-hydrolase, producing MIEKLTKEAIELLQKLISKQSFSGEENETALLIKQWFLDHNIKFETKVNNVWATNKYFDASKKTIMLNSHHDTVKPNKGYTRDPLKPEIVDGKLYGLGSNDAGGCLVSLLATFTYLYNRKDLKYNFLMVASAEEENTGPNSLVSIVPILPEIDFAIVGEPTLMNLAISEKGLMVLNCEAKGTSGHAAHGNTDNAIYNAIEDINWFKTYQFPKVSETLGEVRMTVTQIEAGSQHNVIPSSCKFVVDVRVTDCYTNQEVFDIVAENVKSEVCPRSQRLNSSSIPKDHEIVKAGIKLGRNTYGSPTISDQAILTCPSLKLGPGESLRSHTADEFIYIREIEEGIDLYIKILEEII from the coding sequence ATGATAGAAAAACTTACAAAAGAAGCTATAGAATTGCTTCAAAAATTAATTTCTAAACAATCGTTTTCTGGTGAAGAAAATGAAACGGCTTTATTAATAAAGCAATGGTTTTTAGATCATAATATAAAATTTGAAACTAAGGTTAATAATGTTTGGGCTACAAACAAGTATTTTGATGCTTCAAAAAAAACAATTATGTTAAACTCGCATCATGATACGGTAAAACCTAACAAAGGATATACCCGAGATCCGTTAAAACCAGAAATTGTTGATGGTAAATTGTATGGTTTGGGAAGTAATGATGCAGGTGGTTGTTTGGTTTCGTTATTGGCAACATTCACTTATTTATACAATAGAAAAGATTTAAAATATAACTTTTTAATGGTTGCTTCTGCCGAAGAAGAAAATACAGGTCCAAATAGTTTGGTAAGTATAGTGCCAATATTGCCAGAAATTGATTTCGCAATTGTAGGAGAACCCACTTTAATGAATTTGGCAATTTCAGAAAAAGGATTAATGGTTTTAAATTGTGAAGCAAAAGGAACTTCGGGACATGCAGCTCATGGAAATACAGATAATGCCATTTATAATGCTATTGAAGATATTAATTGGTTTAAAACATATCAATTTCCAAAGGTTTCTGAAACTTTAGGTGAAGTTAGAATGACGGTAACTCAAATTGAAGCGGGAAGTCAACATAATGTTATACCTTCAAGTTGTAAATTTGTTGTAGATGTGCGTGTAACCGATTGTTATACAAATCAAGAAGTGTTTGATATTGTTGCTGAAAATGTAAAATCTGAGGTATGCCCTAGATCGCAACGTTTAAACTCTTCATCAATACCAAAAGATCACGAAATTGTAAAAGCAGGAATAAAATTAGGAAGAAACACCTATGGATCGCCAACAATTTCAGACCAAGCAATTTTAACCTGTCCATCATTAAAATTAGGACCAGGTGAAAGTTTGCGCTCACATACGGCAGACGAATTTATTTATATTCGTGAAATTGAAGAAGGAATAGATTTATATATTAAAATATTAGAAGAAATAATTTAG
- the argH gene encoding argininosuccinate lyase — translation MKLWDKGFSTDKKIDIFTVGNDRELDLILAKYDVIGNLAHAKMLHKIGLLTSEEISALEIELNAILKTIEEGKFTIEDSFEDVHSKVEFLLTEKLGDTGKKIHTARSRNDQVLVDVHLYLKDALNEINAEVDDLFDLLISLAEQYKNVLLPGYTHLQVAMPSSFGMWFSAYAETLIDDVYFLKAAYKVADQNPLGSAAGYGSSFPIDRDETTKLLDFEVLKYNSVAAQMGRGKLEKSVSFAISSVAATLSKMSMDICLYMSQNFSFISFPDELTTGSSIMPHKKNPDVFELIRGKCNKLQALPMEFTLISNNLTSGYHRDLQLLKEGLIPSFSTLKSCLEMLTYSLKNIQVRTNIVEEEKYLYMFSVEEVNRLVQNGTPFRDAYKIIGKNIEEGTFNPDKTVNHTHKGSVGNLCLDEIVAKKNKA, via the coding sequence ATGAAACTTTGGGATAAAGGATTTTCAACAGATAAAAAAATAGATATTTTCACCGTTGGAAACGATAGAGAATTAGATTTAATTTTAGCAAAATATGATGTGATAGGGAATTTAGCACACGCTAAAATGTTGCATAAAATAGGTTTGTTAACTTCAGAAGAAATTTCAGCTTTAGAAATTGAATTAAACGCGATTTTAAAAACTATTGAAGAAGGAAAATTTACAATTGAAGATTCTTTTGAAGATGTACACTCTAAGGTGGAGTTTTTATTAACGGAGAAATTAGGTGATACAGGAAAAAAAATACACACTGCACGCTCTAGAAACGATCAAGTTTTAGTTGATGTACATTTGTATTTAAAAGATGCGTTGAATGAAATTAACGCTGAGGTTGATGATTTATTTGATTTGTTAATATCTTTAGCAGAACAGTATAAAAACGTGCTATTGCCAGGTTATACGCATTTACAAGTAGCAATGCCTTCTTCTTTTGGAATGTGGTTTTCAGCGTATGCAGAGACGTTGATTGATGATGTTTACTTTTTAAAAGCAGCTTATAAAGTTGCCGATCAAAATCCGTTGGGTTCAGCTGCTGGTTACGGAAGTTCGTTTCCAATTGATAGGGATGAAACTACTAAATTATTAGATTTTGAAGTGTTGAAATACAATTCAGTTGCTGCTCAAATGGGACGTGGTAAGTTAGAGAAATCAGTTTCTTTTGCAATAAGTTCTGTTGCTGCTACATTGTCTAAAATGAGTATGGATATATGTTTGTATATGAGTCAGAATTTTAGTTTTATCTCATTTCCCGATGAACTAACCACCGGTTCTAGTATTATGCCTCATAAAAAAAATCCAGATGTTTTTGAATTAATTCGTGGTAAATGCAACAAATTACAAGCGTTGCCAATGGAGTTTACCTTAATTAGTAACAACCTTACAAGTGGATATCATAGAGATTTACAATTGCTAAAAGAAGGTTTAATTCCTTCATTTTCAACCTTAAAATCTTGTTTAGAAATGTTGACGTATTCATTAAAAAATATTCAGGTAAGAACAAATATTGTAGAAGAAGAGAAGTACTTGTATATGTTTAGTGTTGAGGAAGTTAATAGGTTAGTTCAAAACGGAACACCGTTTAGAGATGCTTATAAAATTATAGGAAAAAACATAGAAGAAGGTACTTTTAATCCAGATAAAACTGTAAACCATACACATAAAGGAAGTGTTGGTAATTTATGTTTAGATGAAATTGTGGCGAAGAAAAATAAGGCTTAA
- a CDS encoding RluA family pseudouridine synthase: MASTKGNLEVLFEDNHLIIVNKKSGDIVQGDKTGDTPLSEIVKEYIKEKYNKPGNVFLGVVHRLDRPTTGIIVFARTSKALERFNKMLREKTVNKTYWAVVKNKPKKEIDTLIGFLRKNPKNNKSTSYSSEIKGSKKAILHYKLLKSLDNYHLLEVNLETGRHHQIRCQLSAIGSPIKGDLKYGFDRSNKDASIHLHARKLNFTHPVTKEVISIIAPTPNEVIWNACCQ; encoded by the coding sequence ATGGCTTCAACCAAAGGTAATTTAGAAGTATTATTTGAAGACAATCACCTAATAATAGTCAATAAAAAATCGGGTGATATTGTACAAGGAGACAAAACTGGAGATACACCTTTAAGTGAAATTGTTAAAGAGTACATTAAAGAAAAGTACAACAAACCCGGCAATGTATTTTTAGGTGTTGTGCATCGTTTAGACAGACCAACAACAGGAATTATAGTTTTTGCAAGAACTTCAAAAGCATTGGAACGTTTTAACAAAATGTTACGCGAAAAAACTGTAAATAAAACCTATTGGGCAGTTGTAAAAAACAAGCCAAAAAAAGAAATTGACACGTTAATTGGTTTTTTAAGAAAAAATCCAAAGAACAATAAATCTACATCGTATTCCTCTGAAATAAAAGGAAGCAAAAAAGCAATACTTCATTACAAATTACTAAAATCGTTAGATAATTACCATTTATTAGAAGTTAATTTAGAAACAGGACGCCATCATCAAATACGATGTCAATTATCTGCTATTGGAAGTCCAATTAAAGGCGATTTAAAATACGGTTTTGATAGAAGCAATAAAGATGCTAGCATTCATTTACATGCTCGTAAATTAAACTTTACGCACCCAGTGACTAAAGAAGTTATTTCAATAATTGCTCCTACTCCAAACGAAGTTATTTGGAATGCTTGCTGCCAATAA
- the yihA gene encoding ribosome biogenesis GTP-binding protein YihA/YsxC — protein sequence MKIKTANFIISNSDVSKCPKERLPEYAFIGRSNVGKSSLINMLTGQNKLAKTSGRPGKTQLINHFKINNNWFLVDLPGYGYAKVSKSVKRTFQSFIKNYFLQREQLICTFVLIDCRHEPQKIDLEFMEFLGENEIPFSIIFTKSDKLKLSELNRNIKNYSKKMTTTLWEEMPKYFITSATSAEGKEDLLDYIGSINDQLEINN from the coding sequence ATGAAAATTAAAACAGCTAATTTTATAATTAGCAATAGTGACGTATCAAAATGTCCAAAAGAAAGATTGCCAGAATATGCTTTTATTGGGCGTTCTAATGTTGGAAAATCTTCTTTAATTAATATGCTAACCGGTCAAAATAAGTTAGCAAAAACATCTGGAAGACCTGGAAAAACACAATTAATAAACCATTTTAAAATAAACAATAATTGGTTTTTAGTTGATTTACCTGGTTATGGTTATGCTAAAGTTTCAAAAAGTGTAAAAAGGACATTTCAAAGTTTTATAAAAAATTACTTTCTACAAAGAGAACAGTTGATTTGCACTTTTGTTTTAATTGATTGTAGACACGAACCTCAAAAAATTGATTTAGAATTTATGGAATTTTTAGGTGAAAATGAAATACCTTTTTCTATCATTTTCACAAAATCTGACAAGTTAAAACTTTCTGAATTGAATAGAAATATTAAAAACTATTCAAAAAAAATGACTACAACTCTTTGGGAAGAAATGCCTAAATACTTTATTACATCTGCCACTTCAGCAGAAGGGAAAGAAGATCTTTTAGATTATATTGGTTCTATTAATGATCAATTAGAAATAAACAACTAA
- a CDS encoding alpha/beta fold hydrolase produces the protein MSKNFIEENKFKYVEAGEGQPIIVLHGLMGGLSNFDGVLNYFSKQGYKVIIPVLPIYTLPLLKTNVKNLAKFLKDFMAYKKIDKAILIGNSLGGHIALYFTKLNQKNVTALVLAGSSGLYEKSMGDTYPKRGNYEYIKKKTEEVFYDPKIATKETVDEIYESVNDRHKVIRTLTIAKSAIRHNMAKDLPKMSIPTCIIWGKNDSVTPPEVAIDFEKLMPNADLFWIEKCGHAPMMEHPDEFNKILKNWLTDRNL, from the coding sequence ATGAGCAAAAATTTTATTGAAGAGAACAAATTCAAGTATGTAGAGGCTGGAGAAGGACAACCAATAATTGTTCTTCATGGGCTTATGGGAGGTTTAAGCAATTTTGATGGAGTGCTTAACTATTTTTCTAAACAAGGATATAAAGTTATAATCCCTGTATTACCAATTTACACCTTACCATTACTTAAAACTAACGTTAAAAACTTAGCAAAATTTTTAAAAGACTTTATGGCTTATAAAAAAATTGATAAGGCAATTTTAATAGGAAATTCTTTAGGTGGTCATATTGCATTATATTTCACAAAATTAAACCAAAAAAATGTTACCGCTCTAGTATTAGCAGGAAGCTCTGGTTTGTATGAAAAATCTATGGGTGACACCTATCCTAAAAGAGGAAACTATGAATACATAAAGAAAAAAACTGAAGAAGTTTTTTACGACCCAAAAATAGCTACTAAAGAAACAGTTGACGAAATATATGAGTCTGTAAATGACAGACATAAAGTAATTAGAACCTTAACAATAGCCAAAAGCGCCATTAGACATAACATGGCAAAAGACTTGCCAAAAATGAGTATACCTACTTGTATTATATGGGGTAAAAACGATAGTGTTACACCGCCAGAAGTAGCTATAGATTTTGAAAAATTAATGCCTAATGCTGACTTATTTTGGATAGAAAAATGTGGCCATGCACCTATGATGGAACATCCAGATGAATTCAATAAAATTCTTAAAAATTGGCTCACAGACAGAAACCTTTAA
- a CDS encoding division/cell wall cluster transcriptional repressor MraZ → MINLIGTYEGKADAKGRLLLSAALKKQLSPILQDGFVLKRSLFQPCLELYPMNEWNIMMAEVNKLNRFVKKNNDFIRRFTAGVKIVELDASGRLLIPKDLQAFAGISKNVVLSSAVNIIEIWDKDSYELAINDAAGDTADLAEEVMGNIIGSDGIS, encoded by the coding sequence ATGATAAATTTAATTGGTACATATGAAGGAAAGGCTGATGCCAAAGGGCGTTTGCTGCTTTCTGCTGCTTTAAAAAAGCAATTAAGTCCAATTTTACAGGATGGTTTTGTGCTAAAACGTTCGCTGTTTCAACCGTGTTTAGAGCTTTATCCGATGAATGAATGGAATATTATGATGGCTGAAGTGAATAAATTAAATCGTTTTGTTAAAAAGAATAACGATTTTATTCGCCGTTTTACAGCGGGTGTTAAAATTGTGGAATTAGATGCTTCTGGAAGGCTGTTAATACCAAAAGATTTACAAGCCTTTGCAGGAATTTCTAAAAATGTAGTATTGTCTTCGGCGGTTAATATTATTGAAATTTGGGATAAAGACAGCTACGAATTAGCAATTAACGATGCTGCAGGTGATACTGCAGATTTGGCAGAAGAAGTAATGGGTAACATAATAGGTAGCGATGGAATATCATAG
- the rsmH gene encoding 16S rRNA (cytosine(1402)-N(4))-methyltransferase RsmH, whose amino-acid sequence MEYHSPVLLKESVDGLNIKPDGVYVDVTFGGGGHSKEILRRLNESGKLFAFDQDEDAQRNSIDDSRFTLIPQNFRFIKRYLRFYGVRKVDGVLADLGVSSHQFDEAERGFSTRFDADLDMRMNQAGHLSAFEVVNNYEEDRLSSVLFQYSELRNAKAIARKIVEARSEKKIRTSFELKEVLSEFVPKSVEHKILAQIFQGIRIEVNQEIEVLKEFLLQIPELLNEDGRLSVISYHSLEDRLVKRFIRSGLFEGEPEKDMFGNVDVPMKKVGKLIIPSFSEIKKNNRARSAKLRIATIK is encoded by the coding sequence ATGGAATATCATAGTCCAGTTTTATTAAAAGAGAGTGTTGATGGTTTAAATATTAAACCCGATGGCGTGTACGTAGATGTTACTTTTGGGGGTGGCGGACATTCAAAAGAGATTTTGAGGAGGTTGAATGAAAGTGGGAAATTGTTTGCTTTTGATCAAGATGAAGATGCACAAAGAAATAGTATTGATGATTCAAGGTTTACCTTAATACCTCAAAACTTTAGATTCATAAAAAGATATTTAAGATTTTATGGTGTAAGAAAAGTAGATGGTGTTTTGGCTGATTTAGGTGTCTCATCACATCAATTTGATGAGGCGGAACGTGGATTTTCAACTCGTTTTGATGCCGATTTAGATATGCGTATGAATCAAGCAGGACATTTGTCTGCTTTTGAAGTTGTTAACAATTACGAAGAAGATAGGTTGAGTTCTGTGTTGTTTCAATACAGCGAGTTAAGAAATGCTAAAGCTATTGCTAGAAAAATAGTTGAGGCGCGTTCTGAAAAAAAAATTAGAACAAGTTTTGAACTTAAAGAGGTGTTGAGTGAATTTGTGCCAAAATCTGTTGAGCACAAAATTTTAGCACAAATATTTCAAGGTATACGTATTGAAGTAAATCAAGAAATAGAAGTTTTAAAAGAGTTTTTATTACAAATTCCAGAGTTGTTAAACGAAGATGGAAGGTTAAGTGTAATATCTTATCATTCATTAGAAGATAGATTGGTGAAAAGGTTTATTAGAAGTGGTTTGTTTGAGGGGGAACCAGAGAAAGATATGTTTGGTAATGTAGATGTGCCAATGAAAAAAGTAGGAAAATTAATAATTCCAAGCTTTTCTGAAATAAAGAAAAATAATAGAGCTAGAAGTGCCAAATTAAGAATCGCAACAATTAAATAA
- a CDS encoding FtsL-like putative cell division protein produces the protein MSAIKSSIFNLLKGDFLVNKDSFKNWRFIFFVVVLMLIMIASAHSSDKKVMEIAKLTNEIKELRAEFLDKRSISMEMRLESTVRKKVVDLGIKPSEQPPQVIRVITKK, from the coding sequence ATGTCAGCTATAAAATCCAGCATATTTAACCTTTTGAAAGGGGATTTTTTAGTGAATAAAGATTCCTTTAAAAATTGGCGTTTTATTTTTTTTGTAGTTGTACTTATGTTAATAATGATTGCGAGTGCACATAGTTCTGATAAAAAAGTAATGGAAATTGCAAAATTAACCAATGAAATTAAAGAGTTAAGAGCGGAATTCTTAGATAAGCGCTCAATTTCAATGGAAATGAGATTGGAGTCAACAGTAAGAAAAAAAGTAGTTGATCTTGGAATAAAGCCGAGTGAACAACCGCCTCAAGTTATAAGAGTAATCACAAAAAAATAA
- a CDS encoding penicillin-binding protein, translated as MAVTKKGILNKLYVVVVVIALLLVAIIVRLTNIQFAEGDKYRHLSEQLTLRNDTIYANRGSVFSEDGSLLATSMSQYEIRMDAVTVASEVFEKNVRGLSQELSKMLGNSTSHWERKIRKARNSKNRYLFIARKLGYTEYIKIKSFPIFNLGMYKGGFIAKQSTVRAHPLGKVAERTIGYDDYRGAPGIEGAYRKYLKGKNGLRLEQKIAKGQWKPINDRNEKEPVNGKDIVTTLNVNIQDIAHHSLLRQLELYEAEHGCVVVMETKTGEIKAISNLGRSSEGKYYEKRNYAVYESHEPGSAFKLMSMVVALETGAIDTSTVVDTGNGRYRMHGRYINDSKRGGYGKITAARALEVSSNIAFARLIDENFGEHPEKFINALYKMNLNDKLGLPIKGEGNPLIPNPDHEIWSKNALPSIAYGYNLELTPLQTLTFYNAIANNGEMVKPRFVKEIRSWNKHVESFGKEVINEAICSKETVAKIQEVLKNVVSRGTGRKLYSEDFSMAGKTGTARVKYGNYQEWLKDKKYISSFTGYFPAENPKYSCIVVIHEPNTKTGFYGADVSGPVFKDIAQKIYTTNHIINEIENKTPDFENVKNDFEKYYAISNKEIKSIPNVKGMAAMDAISLLENLGLKVRFSGNGKVVSQSLNEGAKLVKGATINIKLS; from the coding sequence TTGGCAGTAACAAAAAAAGGCATACTAAATAAATTGTACGTTGTAGTTGTTGTTATAGCGCTTCTGTTGGTGGCTATTATTGTGCGTTTAACAAACATTCAGTTTGCTGAAGGTGATAAATATAGGCATTTGTCTGAGCAGTTAACGCTAAGAAATGATACTATTTATGCAAATAGAGGTAGTGTTTTTTCTGAAGATGGAAGTTTGCTTGCAACTTCTATGTCGCAATACGAAATTAGAATGGATGCGGTTACGGTAGCTAGTGAAGTTTTTGAGAAAAATGTAAGAGGCTTATCGCAAGAACTTTCTAAAATGTTGGGGAATTCTACTTCGCATTGGGAGCGTAAAATTAGAAAAGCTAGAAATAGTAAAAATAGGTATTTATTTATTGCTAGAAAATTGGGGTATACAGAGTATATTAAAATTAAAAGTTTCCCAATTTTTAATTTAGGAATGTATAAAGGAGGTTTTATAGCAAAACAGTCTACGGTAAGGGCGCATCCTTTAGGTAAGGTAGCTGAAAGAACTATCGGTTACGACGATTATAGAGGTGCTCCGGGAATTGAAGGTGCGTATAGAAAATATTTAAAAGGTAAAAATGGCTTAAGGTTGGAGCAAAAAATTGCGAAGGGGCAATGGAAACCTATTAATGATAGAAATGAAAAAGAACCCGTAAATGGAAAAGATATTGTTACAACATTAAATGTTAATATTCAAGATATTGCGCATCATTCTTTGTTAAGGCAATTAGAACTATATGAGGCAGAGCACGGGTGTGTTGTGGTTATGGAAACCAAAACTGGAGAAATTAAAGCTATTTCTAATTTAGGAAGAAGTTCTGAAGGTAAGTATTATGAAAAACGCAACTATGCGGTTTATGAATCTCATGAACCTGGTTCGGCGTTTAAATTAATGTCTATGGTAGTGGCATTAGAAACTGGTGCAATAGATACTAGTACTGTTGTAGATACTGGAAATGGAAGGTATAGAATGCATGGAAGATATATTAACGATTCTAAAAGAGGTGGCTATGGTAAAATAACTGCAGCGCGTGCGTTAGAGGTATCTTCAAATATAGCTTTTGCTAGGTTAATAGATGAAAATTTTGGTGAGCATCCAGAGAAATTCATTAATGCATTATATAAAATGAATTTGAATGATAAATTAGGGTTGCCAATTAAAGGAGAGGGAAATCCTTTAATTCCAAATCCTGACCATGAAATATGGAGTAAAAATGCCTTGCCATCAATAGCATACGGGTATAATTTAGAGTTAACGCCATTGCAAACATTAACATTTTACAATGCAATTGCTAATAATGGTGAAATGGTGAAACCGAGATTTGTAAAAGAAATTAGATCTTGGAATAAGCATGTAGAATCTTTTGGAAAAGAGGTTATAAATGAGGCTATTTGTTCTAAAGAAACAGTTGCTAAAATTCAAGAAGTACTTAAAAACGTGGTGTCTCGTGGAACTGGAAGAAAATTATATTCTGAAGACTTTTCAATGGCTGGTAAAACGGGTACGGCTCGTGTGAAATATGGGAATTATCAAGAGTGGTTAAAAGATAAAAAATACATTTCTTCATTTACAGGTTATTTCCCGGCTGAAAATCCAAAATACTCATGTATTGTAGTAATTCATGAACCTAATACAAAAACAGGTTTTTATGGAGCAGATGTTTCAGGTCCAGTGTTTAAAGATATAGCTCAAAAAATTTATACTACAAATCATATTATAAACGAAATTGAGAATAAAACTCCAGATTTTGAAAATGTTAAAAATGATTTTGAAAAATATTATGCCATTTCTAATAAGGAAATAAAATCAATTCCAAATGTAAAAGGAATGGCGGCTATGGATGCTATTTCTTTACTTGAAAACTTAGGTTTAAAAGTGCGTTTTTCTGGAAATGGAAAAGTAGTATCGCAATCGCTTAATGAAGGAGCAAAATTAGTTAAAGGAGCAACAATCAATATAAAATTATCGTAG
- a CDS encoding UDP-N-acetylmuramoyl-L-alanyl-D-glutamate--2,6-diaminopimelate ligase translates to MKVFKDILYKVSINAVHGNTEVLINAIQFDSRKIQPNDLFVAQKGLVFDGHKFIGKAIELGAKVIVCEEFPKVLEEAITYVKVKDSNEALAIMASNFYGNPSSKLKLIGVTGTNGKTTIATLLYKLFQNAGFKTGLLSTVTIFVDNQQFNATHTTPDSLAINSYLNKMVEAGVDYCFMEVSSHGIHQKRTAGLHFTGGVYTNLTHDHLDYHNSFKEYRDVKKSFFDNLPKTAFSLVNVDDKNGMVMLQNTVSKKYTYALKTMADYKAKILENQFSGLFLNINNNEVCAKLIGSFNAYNLLAVYGVSQLLELESTEALTLISELENVTGRFQHFRSKEGVTAIIDYAHTPDALKNVLETINDIRAGNEQVITVVGCGGNRDKAKRPVMGRIASQLSTQVIFTSDNPRNEDSETIIKEIEEGVDPQNYRKTLSIVDREQAIKTATKLAKKDDIILIAGKGHETYQEVKGVRTHFDDYEKISQLLKAIEK, encoded by the coding sequence TTGAAAGTATTTAAAGACATATTGTACAAAGTAAGTATTAATGCAGTTCATGGAAACACTGAAGTGTTAATTAATGCAATACAATTTGATTCGCGAAAAATTCAACCAAATGATTTGTTTGTGGCTCAAAAAGGATTGGTATTCGACGGACATAAATTTATAGGTAAAGCCATTGAATTGGGAGCTAAAGTAATTGTTTGTGAAGAATTTCCTAAAGTTTTAGAAGAGGCAATAACGTATGTTAAGGTTAAAGATTCTAATGAAGCATTAGCTATAATGGCATCTAACTTTTATGGAAACCCTTCTTCAAAATTAAAATTGATAGGAGTTACGGGTACAAATGGGAAAACAACTATTGCTACTTTATTGTATAAATTATTTCAAAATGCTGGTTTTAAAACCGGATTGTTATCTACGGTAACAATTTTTGTAGACAATCAGCAATTTAATGCAACGCATACAACGCCAGATTCTTTAGCAATTAATAGCTATTTAAATAAAATGGTTGAAGCTGGTGTAGATTATTGTTTTATGGAGGTTAGTTCACATGGAATTCATCAAAAAAGAACGGCTGGTTTACATTTTACTGGTGGTGTTTATACAAACTTAACACATGATCATTTAGATTATCATAACTCGTTTAAAGAATATAGGGATGTAAAAAAATCATTTTTCGACAATTTACCAAAAACCGCATTTTCTTTGGTAAATGTAGATGATAAAAATGGTATGGTAATGCTTCAAAATACAGTATCTAAAAAATACACATATGCTTTAAAAACAATGGCAGACTATAAAGCTAAGATTTTAGAAAATCAGTTTTCTGGATTGTTTTTAAACATAAATAATAATGAAGTTTGTGCAAAATTAATAGGAAGCTTTAATGCTTATAACCTTTTAGCAGTTTATGGAGTTTCGCAATTGTTAGAGTTAGAATCCACTGAGGCATTGACTTTAATAAGTGAATTGGAAAATGTAACAGGGCGGTTTCAGCACTTTAGATCTAAAGAAGGAGTTACTGCAATAATTGATTATGCGCATACGCCTGATGCATTAAAAAATGTATTGGAAACTATTAATGATATAAGAGCAGGAAACGAGCAAGTTATTACTGTTGTAGGTTGTGGCGGAAATAGAGATAAAGCAAAACGCCCGGTTATGGGGCGCATTGCTTCGCAACTTAGTACGCAAGTAATCTTTACTTCTGACAATCCAAGAAATGAGGATTCTGAAACAATTATAAAAGAGATTGAAGAGGGAGTTGATCCTCAAAATTATAGAAAAACACTATCAATTGTAGATAGAGAACAAGCTATAAAGACAGCAACCAAACTGGCAAAAAAAGATGATATTATTTTAATTGCAGGAAAAGGTCACGAAACATATCAAGAAGTTAAAGGAGTACGTACTCATTTTGACGATTACGAAAAAATTTCACAATTATTAAAAGCTATAGAAAAATAA